A genomic region of Streptomyces sp. R33 contains the following coding sequences:
- a CDS encoding helix-turn-helix domain-containing protein, whose amino-acid sequence MDSTAPDSAPRGLDVFRRGWQTQVGDDVFQLPAFSPDTIGDFRVKGKVAKVHGAAIADLHAASATRTADVPGGDQDLVAMYVVRSGAWTLGGPSGYGDQTVSAGQFLVRHLGRLTAFETTAHLTAKFLVLPPGELKPLLGNRVVTGPADSAEVRLLTALADMIHMTVADLGPAGVAAAQGTLIELTKAVVKGRFDDVEPRLAPALTQAAKDLADRRLADPELSPAMLARELNVSVRTLHRAFAAVGEQVSTYIRHRRLHEARLALVSPSGRLSISELAAHWQFADGSHFTRAFKKHYGQTPTECARSTGPASLSPNRHPPGHGSADSA is encoded by the coding sequence GTGGACTCGACCGCCCCGGATTCCGCACCGCGGGGACTCGACGTCTTCCGGCGCGGGTGGCAGACGCAGGTCGGCGACGATGTCTTCCAACTGCCGGCCTTCAGCCCGGACACGATCGGTGACTTCCGGGTCAAGGGCAAGGTTGCCAAGGTGCATGGCGCGGCGATCGCCGATCTCCACGCCGCGTCGGCAACCCGGACCGCGGACGTCCCGGGCGGCGATCAGGATCTGGTTGCCATGTACGTCGTGCGGAGCGGCGCATGGACTCTGGGCGGCCCGTCCGGCTACGGCGACCAGACCGTGTCGGCCGGGCAGTTCCTCGTCCGGCACCTCGGGCGCCTGACGGCCTTCGAGACGACGGCGCACCTCACGGCGAAGTTCCTCGTCCTGCCCCCCGGCGAGCTCAAACCCCTGCTCGGGAACCGGGTCGTCACCGGGCCGGCGGACTCGGCCGAGGTGCGCTTGCTGACGGCCCTTGCAGACATGATCCACATGACCGTGGCCGACCTCGGCCCGGCCGGTGTGGCAGCTGCCCAAGGTACCCTGATCGAGCTGACCAAGGCGGTGGTGAAGGGCCGGTTCGACGACGTAGAGCCCCGGTTGGCTCCCGCGCTCACCCAGGCGGCCAAGGACCTCGCGGACCGTCGGCTCGCTGATCCCGAACTTTCTCCGGCGATGCTTGCGCGTGAACTCAACGTCTCCGTCCGCACGCTGCACCGGGCATTCGCCGCGGTGGGAGAGCAGGTGAGCACCTACATCCGCCACCGGCGACTGCATGAGGCCCGGCTCGCCCTTGTCTCGCCGTCAGGTCGCCTGAGCATTTCGGAACTCGCCGCACACTGGCAGTTCGCGGACGGCAGTCACTTCACCCGAGCCTTCAAGAAGCACTACGGTCAGACTCCCACCGAGTGCGCCCGCTCGACCGGACCGGCCTCGCTCTCGCCGAACCGGCACCCGCCGGGCCACGGGTCGGCCGATAGCGCGTGA